From the Hevea brasiliensis isolate MT/VB/25A 57/8 chromosome 13, ASM3005281v1, whole genome shotgun sequence genome, the window ttttatcaatttagtTCATAAGTTAATGATTTAGTTTTTAATTCTATATCTAATATAAGATCAGACGTATatctctgaaaattttaaattgaaatcaGTAACCCATAAATTAGATTAAAGAAACTAAAAATatagaataaaattataaaaaaaaatacattaataAGAGAGAGAATAAAGAAAaagaagcaaaaatggaaaaagAAATCCTATCTCTTACTGAGTGGTAAGGGAAGAAGCATTCCCAGTAGAagcagcagaagaagaagatgaagaattctTATGATTATGCATCCATACTTTGAAAACCTGTCTACTAATTCCAACTCCTCTACAGAATCTCTCtacctcatcttcttcatctttccTCTGCAACTTCCAACCTAACTTCTCTGCAAATCCCAACATCTTCTCTTTCTGTTCTGCAGTAAACTTTGTCCTGAATCTCTTTGTCTTTCCGCTACTTCTCTCTCCCGGCAGCCTCCTACCCACATCCACGTATTCCATCATTTCCATAACGGTGGAGTCAGGgcggctgctgctgctgctgtatGTTACTTTGCGGTGAAAATTCCGGTGACAGCCGCACGCAGCGCATTGGAGGGTGGAAGGAGAGGCTTGGTCAAGTGTGAACTCTCCACATCCATCTGTGGCATAGCTTCCCAGGCTTGCTGCATGATTTCTCAGGCATTCTTTGTATACTTCATTTGTGTTCTGATCACCAccttccatctctctctctctctctctctctctctctctctgctacTATTATACTGTTTAATATATAATGATAGTTTTGTTACAGACAGCACTAAGATATATAATGAACAtattgaaattatgtaattaaaaaattaaaattatatgaaGGGTAGGGTAGATGGCAGTAAAATGTTGGGAAAATAAAGGGTATGACAGGAAAGATACTTAGATTGTCTTGGTTCATGAATGCAAACACCAAAGTACAGAGTTATGAGTAATAACAGGAAtagatttaatttatatatatatatatatatatatatatatttcttaaatctaatttattataaattaaaatataagatatgcataaaaatttatttattaaatataaaaattaagatatAATCAATtggatttaaataaaaattatatatatatgagttGAATAATTTTGTATTAGTCATGAAAAAAATTTTTCGATTAAAATTggattaaattgattttaatcgattcagtttaatttaaatttaaattaattttttataaaaattttaattaaaatgaaataaattaaatcagATGAGAactgatttaaaattaaattgaaattaaaatcaaaattaaaattgaaaggaATCCTTCGATCCGGCTCAAATCTGAACTCTTCGGACCAAAATCACGGGTTCAAATCCGGTTTCAGTGTAGAACCAAACCGTGCTAATATTTAATTGATATTAACGTGTCTACAAAGTGTGTTTTGATAAAATAGCATTTTAAATATGAtaggaatttttttaaaaaattttttataaaaatattaaatttaatttaaattcatttttaatgttttttattaaaatatttataaatataaaatttaaaaaaattgaagaagataatgaacaaaatttatttaatattaaaattattattttaatgttttattattaaaaaatagaaaaaaataatattttattagtaataaattatattttattaaaatttcatttgttttactgttttgaaaagaaaaaaaatatttttttaaaaaaattgcttaatttttaaattattttttaaaaaaatttatttttttattaataaatattttctattaatttatttttctaaatacTGTAAACACAAAAAATACAAAACATTTTCACGAAACAAATAATCTAcgtgaatatttatttaattttaattaaaaaatataaaaatttatttatttaattttttttttaaatacaggaacttatttgaatttttttttccaatGATAGTAACGTCATGGCAAACATGATGGGCTTCAACTTGAttgtattattatatttataaaccaaatataagatttaaaaataaataaataaataaataaagtgtaAGCTTGATGATGGGCCCCCTAACCAGTAAGGGGTTCTTCCAATAATTCACCTCGGGAATTTCATAATATTGCCACCACTCCCATTTTctacttttgtttttttttttttttataaataataatttaatatctaaaatttagttaaatttatcattttgtctttataattataaaattaaataatttaattttaaacattttaataatttataaatttatcccatatcattaaaattttaattaaattactattaattttaataaaaatatcaaaatatttttaattttatttttaatagaaaaaaatttagtccctaaaattttatttttttaatactataattCTAGAGATTTGATTAAATTTATAACTTAGGCTATATTTAtttcacgaaaaatatttttttgaaaaatattttttatattttttgataTTTGGAGACACTTAGAAAAATTAgttaacgaaaaatattttctcaataaaaaaaattaagtcatttttaagaaaaatgacttttattttttttaaaaataagttattttttatttttaaaactttgaaaatcttattaaaatatagacacacttatacatatataaaataaataaatattattaatttaatattacaactaaataacaaaaaatattttttcaaaaaatattttatacaaattatttttcatgaaacaaatgaaatcttaattcctataattttaaaattaaataatttaatcattaaaattttaataaaatttatcattaaatCGAGTCTTAATTTCAACATGATAAAAAGTTGTTCCCATTAGATATCATTCAAACCAAAAATTATATAGTTAGGTAATATATGGACTAATATTActaaatttgtgaaaaaaaaaatagaagggATTATTAGAATCCGAATTTTTACATAACTACTAATCTATTAATGTTGTaactatttaagttatttatgcaTGAATTTGGGTTAAGTATAGATTAGTTGAAAAGAAAAAGGGTAAAATATAATTTAGTTATGAGATttagttaaatttataatttgtttCTGTAgttttaaaattaagtaatttaatcattatattttaataaatttataagttaattttggcTTAGAATTACCGTTAATTCTGtattaaatttagtaaaaaatatcaaaatatctttaactttatttttaatttaaaaataatttactctttaaaatttaattttattaaaaatttgcctctagatttatattttatttattttttcttttttatatataacaatataatatatgaaaatattaaaaaattgatatatatatatatatatatattaaaataataataatataaataaaattttacaaaattataagAGTTTATTTGTAAATAGTTATGACATTTAAagattaatttgtaaaatatttgaatatCTTTTAATTTGTCAAAATTTTCAAAGACCTTAAAATAATCAatccatatttttaataattataatttaaatttaaaatttttaattcaatagaagccacattttaaaaatataagaattaaattattaataaaacaaaatcttagggaattaaattattaataaaaaaatcttaaggacttaattattaataaaataaaatctcatgcactaaattattttcaaattaaaaataaatttaaagcattttaattaattttgctaAAATTAACTATAATTTAACTGAAATTCTAATTATAGATTTTTTAAGAGATTAGTAGTCTAATCATCTACAAATTAggattctaataattaatctctatttatttacatatatatttaGTAATTTTAGCCCATATATCACCTCCATTACCAATAAAAATTTAGGTGTTCCATATATTGCTTAACTATATTTGTTGGCTTGAATCATATCTAATAATGTTGATAACTTTAAAATTAATGAATAGAAAGATTCAAATTAATGATAAATATAAAtcattttttatgttaattttgcccttgaaaaatcaaatataaatcatTTTCTATATGGAAAAGCAGAGGTGGTGATGACAAACACAAATATGGACAAAGGAAGGAAGATAGGAAGGAATGAGGAGAGGGGGTAGGGAAAAGGGAGGCGTATTTATTATGTGTGTCGGGATATTGTCCTTTTGGCTTTTGTTTCCTTTAGTGGATTTAGTCTTTCCGTTCTGACACTCCCACTATAATATCACTCACATGCTCACTAGTTGCTACCACACTACAAGCCTCACCCCCTCAAATATCTAACACCACTAGCCCCTAGCCTCTACCAGTCAGACATATGCTAACTTCCATCTGACACTCTCTTTGAATAAAGATGATTAATGGAAGAGAAAGGATGTGAACGATTATAATTGTGTTGAAAAAGAgtcaattaattaggtaaatAAGATAATGTCTGAGAAGAGTTGCAGGAATTATTACATGTACAAAAATAACCTTTCTTACACCC encodes:
- the LOC110652244 gene encoding zinc-finger homeodomain protein 10: MEGGDQNTNEVYKECLRNHAASLGSYATDGCGEFTLDQASPSTLQCAACGCHRNFHRKVTYSSSSSRPDSTVMEMMEYVDVGRRLPGERSSGKTKRFRTKFTAEQKEKMLGFAEKLGWKLQRKDEEDEVERFCRGVGISRQVFKVWMHNHKNSSSSSSAASTGNASSLTTQ